The Pelagibacterium halotolerans B2 genome has a segment encoding these proteins:
- the xseA gene encoding exodeoxyribonuclease VII large subunit yields the protein MSDNQSNAFEFTVSEISQAVKRTVEDQFGYVRVRGEISGFRGQHSSGHCYFTLKDDGAAMDAVVWKGSYSRLAFKPQEGLEVIATGRLTTYPRSSKYQIVIENIEPAGAGALMALLEERRKKFIAEGLFAPERKKELPYLPRVIGVVTSPTGAVIRDILHRLDDRFPSHVIVWPVRVQGDTCAPEVTAAIDGFNAFSPDGPIARPDLLIVARGGGSIEDLWGFNEESVVRAVARSEIPVISAVGHETDITLIDYVADRRAPTPTGAAEMAVPVRGELIAYVEDLGSRQRMAARRIAANLKDRLRAASAGLPRPGDLVSTQRQRLDMATARLASGLRAAQHTKAMDHQRVAGRLTIGLLRQRLDAAANRLQTAGTRGRHGLQTRAGRARVAFSPVASRLRPGLLTTPIAQGRRHLDAVSNRMDPAFIRIVETRRARLDGLSKLLSSVSYHQVLARGFALVTDADGNLVRASDDVRPGDALTIDVAQGSIVATVSGAPSIPRKKSRSEGGGGEQESLF from the coding sequence ATGAGCGATAATCAGTCCAACGCCTTCGAATTCACCGTTTCCGAAATCTCCCAGGCGGTCAAACGTACCGTCGAGGACCAGTTCGGTTATGTGCGGGTGCGCGGCGAGATCTCCGGTTTCCGTGGCCAGCACAGCTCCGGCCACTGCTATTTCACTTTAAAGGATGATGGCGCCGCCATGGATGCCGTGGTCTGGAAGGGTAGCTATTCGCGCCTCGCCTTCAAGCCCCAGGAAGGGCTGGAGGTCATCGCAACCGGGCGGCTGACCACATATCCGCGCTCGTCAAAATATCAGATCGTCATTGAAAACATTGAGCCCGCCGGCGCTGGTGCGCTTATGGCACTGCTCGAGGAGCGGCGGAAAAAGTTCATTGCCGAGGGTCTGTTTGCGCCCGAACGCAAGAAGGAACTTCCCTATCTACCGCGCGTAATCGGCGTCGTAACGTCCCCCACCGGGGCGGTGATCCGCGATATTCTCCACCGCCTCGATGATCGCTTTCCCTCCCACGTTATCGTCTGGCCGGTTCGGGTGCAGGGTGACACCTGTGCACCCGAAGTGACTGCTGCTATCGATGGCTTCAATGCCTTTTCGCCCGATGGCCCGATTGCACGTCCCGACCTGCTGATCGTCGCGCGCGGTGGGGGTTCGATCGAGGACCTTTGGGGCTTTAACGAGGAAAGCGTGGTTCGCGCAGTCGCGCGCTCGGAAATCCCGGTCATATCGGCTGTCGGGCACGAAACCGACATCACGCTCATAGACTATGTTGCAGACAGACGAGCGCCTACGCCTACGGGCGCTGCCGAGATGGCAGTGCCCGTGCGCGGCGAGTTGATCGCCTATGTCGAAGATCTCGGTTCGCGCCAGCGTATGGCTGCGCGCCGCATCGCGGCCAATCTAAAGGACCGTCTGCGCGCCGCATCTGCGGGTCTGCCCCGGCCCGGGGATCTCGTTTCCACCCAACGCCAGCGCCTCGATATGGCGACGGCGCGCTTGGCGTCCGGCTTGCGTGCCGCTCAGCATACCAAGGCCATGGATCACCAGCGCGTTGCCGGAAGGTTGACCATCGGCTTGCTGCGTCAGAGGCTCGACGCAGCCGCCAATAGGCTGCAAACCGCGGGCACACGCGGCCGCCATGGACTGCAGACTAGGGCAGGGCGAGCGCGTGTTGCCTTCTCGCCTGTCGCAAGCCGCTTGCGGCCTGGCCTTCTCACGACACCGATCGCTCAGGGACGCCGCCACCTTGATGCAGTATCCAACCGCATGGATCCAGCCTTCATCCGCATCGTGGAAACCCGCCGGGCCAGGCTCGACGGGCTGTCCAAGCTGCTGTCATCGGTAAGCTATCATCAGGTGCTGGCCAGGGGCTTTGCGCTGGTGACGGACGCGGACGGAAACCTTGTGCGTGCGTCCGATGACGTTAGACCCGGCGATGCGTTGACCATCGACGTCGCCCAGGGCTCGATTGTCGCAACCGTTTCTGGAGCCCCCTCGATTCCCCGTAAGAAATCGCGCTCGGAAGGCGGCGGTGGCGAACAGGAAAGTCTGTTTTGA
- a CDS encoding DUF2093 domain-containing protein yields MNILDSGFAPSEAKIRYLDADYVVVKPGTFVRCAITNAPIPIEDLAYWSVDRQEAYADAQAAFTAYQRSIGEK; encoded by the coding sequence ATGAATATTCTCGATTCCGGCTTTGCGCCGTCCGAAGCCAAAATCCGCTATCTCGATGCCGACTACGTGGTCGTCAAACCGGGCACCTTCGTGCGTTGTGCGATCACCAACGCACCTATTCCCATAGAGGATTTGGCCTATTGGAGCGTGGACAGGCAAGAGGCCTACGCCGACGCGCAGGCAGCATTTACGGCTTACCAGCGCTCTATCGGCGAGAAATAG
- a CDS encoding DUF4170 domain-containing protein — translation MSEAPAKQLLHLVIGGEMSALEGVEFKNLDEVDIVGVYPNYASAYAVWKQKAQMTVDNAEMRYFIVHMHKLLDPAQTS, via the coding sequence ATGAGCGAAGCACCGGCCAAACAATTGCTCCACCTCGTGATCGGCGGAGAGATGTCCGCTCTTGAAGGCGTCGAGTTCAAAAATCTCGACGAAGTCGATATCGTGGGTGTCTATCCCAATTATGCTTCGGCCTATGCGGTCTGGAAGCAGAAGGCGCAGATGACCGTGGATAACGCCGAGATGCGCTATTTCATCGTCCATATGCACAAGCTGCTGGACCCGGCCCAAACCAGCTAA
- a CDS encoding 3'(2'),5'-bisphosphate nucleotidase CysQ, translating to MTLIGLGVGMPTTVPQGIKDDIKLLKSAAVHAGIIALGFFRTDMRTWTKNITSPVSEADIAVDTFLSGALRAARPDYGWLSEETADSPARLEHKRIFIVDPIDGTRGYIRGEDSWTISLAVVENGVAVAGVVYAPARDEMYVGGLGLGATCNDVPLRAEQTSSNAPLIPAPAAVHHELAALGLSYTKGPAYPSLAYRLVQVASGKLDAAVARRGAQDWDIAGADIILSEAGARFEDVCLGTPRYNGADTRHAALAATADISLLSPLCDALRVVYGCPQPDFDNPQPQA from the coding sequence GTGACACTGATCGGTTTGGGAGTGGGCATGCCCACCACTGTTCCCCAGGGCATTAAAGACGACATAAAGCTGCTCAAATCGGCGGCGGTCCATGCAGGGATCATTGCGCTCGGCTTCTTCAGAACCGACATGCGCACCTGGACCAAAAACATTACATCGCCAGTTTCGGAAGCCGATATCGCAGTCGACACTTTCCTGTCCGGCGCCCTGCGGGCGGCACGGCCCGACTACGGATGGCTGAGCGAGGAGACTGCGGACTCCCCTGCTCGCCTCGAGCATAAGCGCATCTTCATCGTTGATCCTATCGACGGGACGCGCGGATATATTCGCGGAGAAGACAGTTGGACGATTTCGCTGGCCGTGGTTGAAAATGGCGTCGCGGTGGCCGGTGTTGTCTATGCGCCGGCGCGCGATGAAATGTATGTGGGCGGACTGGGGCTAGGGGCAACGTGTAACGATGTGCCATTGCGGGCCGAGCAAACCAGCTCAAATGCTCCGCTGATTCCCGCGCCAGCCGCTGTACACCACGAACTTGCCGCTCTCGGGCTGAGCTATACCAAAGGGCCCGCCTATCCCTCTCTCGCTTATCGGCTGGTGCAGGTCGCGTCGGGAAAGCTCGATGCGGCGGTTGCGCGACGCGGTGCGCAGGACTGGGATATCGCAGGCGCCGATATCATCCTTTCGGAAGCCGGTGCGCGGTTTGAGGACGTTTGTCTGGGAACGCCGCGCTACAACGGCGCCGACACGCGCCACGCCGCGCTTGCCGCCACGGCGGACATTTCACTATTATCACCCTTGTGCGATGCCTTGCGCGTCGTTTATGGCTGCCCGCAACCCGATTTCGACAATCCACAACCACAGGCTTAA
- a CDS encoding DUF6101 family protein: MVFGVIVDGFPSTLLQGAVYPRHRVHNAANDNGCRDDVMTVTVRRKLDKSGVTVKIKVPVADYVGVAVSTRITDEGNLSSAIELIHSDEALNYRVFEEEGNSNVVAEWQNWGRKLRLPLYIRSGDGGLVAYSQHIDGVMVGSSNGRRMLSAEAERRTRFARRRKPGEKQA, translated from the coding sequence ATGGTTTTCGGCGTGATCGTCGATGGGTTTCCATCGACTCTTTTGCAGGGCGCGGTCTATCCACGGCATCGGGTTCACAACGCAGCCAACGACAATGGGTGCCGCGATGACGTTATGACCGTGACCGTGCGACGTAAACTCGACAAGAGCGGTGTAACGGTCAAGATCAAAGTGCCGGTCGCCGATTATGTGGGGGTTGCCGTCTCCACTCGCATCACCGACGAGGGAAACCTCTCGAGCGCCATTGAACTGATCCATTCGGACGAGGCCCTCAATTACCGGGTCTTCGAGGAGGAAGGCAATTCCAACGTTGTGGCGGAATGGCAGAACTGGGGTCGCAAGTTGCGCCTGCCACTCTATATCCGGTCCGGTGACGGCGGGCTCGTTGCCTATTCCCAACACATCGATGGCGTCATGGTCGGCAGTTCGAACGGTCGTCGCATGCTCTCGGCCGAAGCCGAACGCCGCACCCGCTTTGCTCGCCGCCGCAAGCCCGGCGAAAAGCAGGCATAG
- the ubiA gene encoding 4-hydroxybenzoate octaprenyltransferase: MHENTQGTVADAPKGNWVDRYAPAYAKPYLRMSRLDRPIGYQLLFWPCAFALGLVSVATGSAFNWWHLVLFFIGAIAMRGAGCTFNDIVDRDIDDKVARTRSRPIPSGQVSVKQAAVWLVAQSLVGLAVLIQFNGFAIILGIASLVLVAIYPFMKRVTYWPQLFLGLAFSWGALLGWATETGTLGWPAAILYLGCIAWTIGYDTIYALQDVEDDALIGVKSTARLAGNNVRPFVALFYGLAAILWGVAALMAGAGAVFFVLFLATVAMLAWQVVTIERTNGARSLMLFKSNHWLGAALTAAFVIEGLF; the protein is encoded by the coding sequence ATGCACGAGAACACTCAGGGCACCGTCGCCGATGCTCCGAAAGGCAACTGGGTCGACCGCTACGCGCCCGCCTATGCCAAACCCTATCTGCGCATGTCGCGCCTCGACCGCCCCATAGGCTACCAGCTTTTGTTTTGGCCGTGCGCGTTTGCGCTGGGCCTCGTCAGCGTGGCCACGGGCAGCGCATTCAACTGGTGGCATCTGGTTCTGTTTTTCATCGGCGCCATTGCGATGCGAGGCGCGGGCTGCACGTTTAACGACATCGTCGATCGCGACATCGACGATAAGGTGGCCCGCACGCGTTCGCGCCCCATTCCTTCGGGGCAGGTTAGCGTGAAACAGGCGGCAGTCTGGCTGGTGGCGCAATCGCTGGTCGGACTGGCAGTGCTGATCCAGTTCAACGGATTTGCGATTATTCTCGGTATCGCATCGCTGGTGCTTGTGGCGATCTACCCGTTCATGAAGCGGGTCACCTACTGGCCACAGCTTTTTCTCGGGCTGGCTTTTTCCTGGGGCGCCCTTTTGGGGTGGGCCACGGAAACCGGGACTCTGGGGTGGCCCGCAGCAATTCTCTATCTGGGGTGTATCGCCTGGACCATCGGGTATGACACGATCTACGCCCTGCAGGATGTCGAGGACGATGCGCTGATCGGGGTCAAATCTACTGCGCGGCTCGCGGGGAACAATGTCAGGCCGTTCGTTGCACTATTTTACGGTCTGGCCGCAATCCTGTGGGGCGTTGCAGCGCTGATGGCAGGCGCGGGGGCGGTTTTCTTTGTCCTGTTCCTGGCAACGGTGGCGATGCTGGCCTGGCAGGTCGTGACCATCGAGCGCACCAATGGTGCGCGCAGCCTGATGCTGTTCAAATCCAACCATTGGCTGGGCGCTGCGTTGACGGCAGCGTTCGTCATCGAGGGGCTCTTCTAG
- a CDS encoding 16S rRNA (uracil(1498)-N(3))-methyltransferase, giving the protein MPRTHKTLPRLYVEPPLADGAEIALDKDQTNHLVNVLRRTPGDNCVVFNGRDGAFLAEIVQVAKKLVSLRLIERTTEQTPANDLWFGFAPIKRLDYEIQKATEMGAGMIQPVITRHVQNARINPDKLKAHAIEAAQQCEVLSVPDIAPETSFEKLVTGWTDSHGDRILVFCDEAAASASPVETLTRLKGKRLGLLIGPEGGFSEEERERLLGLDFVVPISLGPRILRADTATVAALALIQAVVGDW; this is encoded by the coding sequence ATGCCGCGTACCCATAAGACTCTGCCGCGCCTATACGTTGAGCCTCCGCTTGCGGACGGCGCCGAGATTGCCCTCGATAAGGACCAGACAAACCATCTGGTCAACGTCTTGCGGCGAACCCCAGGCGACAATTGCGTTGTTTTCAATGGCAGGGACGGTGCCTTCCTTGCCGAGATCGTGCAGGTTGCCAAGAAACTTGTGTCGCTGCGCTTGATCGAGCGGACCACCGAACAGACCCCGGCCAACGATCTCTGGTTCGGTTTCGCTCCGATCAAACGGCTCGATTACGAAATCCAGAAGGCAACCGAGATGGGCGCCGGCATGATCCAGCCGGTCATTACCCGCCACGTGCAAAATGCCCGCATCAACCCCGATAAGCTCAAAGCCCACGCCATCGAGGCCGCACAGCAATGCGAAGTGCTCAGTGTTCCGGACATTGCACCCGAGACAAGCTTCGAAAAACTCGTGACCGGCTGGACCGATAGTCATGGCGATCGCATCCTCGTCTTTTGCGATGAAGCAGCCGCATCCGCCTCACCGGTCGAAACGCTGACCCGACTCAAAGGCAAGCGATTGGGCCTGTTGATCGGCCCCGAGGGTGGATTTTCTGAGGAGGAGCGCGAAAGATTGCTGGGGCTCGATTTCGTCGTGCCGATCAGTCTGGGGCCGCGAATATTGCGCGCCGACACCGCGACAGTGGCCGCACTGGCCCTTATTCAGGCGGTGGTTGGCGACTGGTAG
- a CDS encoding glutamate--cysteine ligase, protein MADKPSPTIESKSQLIEAISRGNKPKSDWRIGTEHEKFTFYRDDHRPVPYEGENGIGALLDKVQAETAWLPYYDRDKVIGLNNPLGGGAISLEPGGQFELSGAPLETIHQTCTEANEHLKLLRKFTEPMGIDFLGIGVTPTWTLGDIPLMPKSRYGIMKPYMEKVGTLGTSMMFRSATVQVNLDFASEADMVRKMRVSLALQPVATALFANSPFLDGKPNGLLSFRSHIWLNTDKDRTGMLPFAFEDGMSFERYVDYALDVPMYFVIRNGEYINCAGESFRAFLDGKLPQLPGELPTARDWEDHLSTLFPEVRMKQFLEMRGADGAPWQGICALPAFWVGLLYDETALDAAWDLVKDWTEEERQALRNDVPRLALKTPFRNGTLFDIAKQALAIARSGLKARNKLNWEGADETVFLKPLDYTIETGKTPAERLLDLYHGEWSGDLNRVFSDYGMARHAA, encoded by the coding sequence ATGGCCGACAAGCCTTCGCCCACGATCGAATCCAAGAGCCAGCTGATCGAGGCGATTTCGCGGGGCAACAAGCCGAAGTCGGATTGGCGGATCGGGACTGAGCACGAGAAATTCACCTTCTATCGCGACGATCACCGGCCCGTTCCCTATGAAGGCGAGAATGGCATAGGCGCCTTGCTCGACAAGGTGCAGGCTGAAACCGCATGGCTTCCCTATTACGATCGTGACAAGGTGATCGGGCTCAATAACCCCTTGGGCGGCGGCGCGATTTCTCTGGAACCGGGCGGGCAATTCGAGCTTTCCGGCGCTCCGCTGGAGACCATTCACCAGACCTGCACAGAAGCCAATGAGCACCTAAAACTTCTGCGCAAATTCACCGAACCGATGGGTATCGACTTCCTGGGCATAGGTGTGACGCCCACATGGACACTCGGTGACATACCCCTCATGCCCAAAAGTCGGTACGGCATCATGAAGCCCTATATGGAGAAGGTCGGCACGCTCGGCACCTCCATGATGTTCCGCTCGGCCACCGTACAGGTCAATCTCGATTTCGCCTCCGAAGCCGACATGGTCAGGAAGATGCGGGTCAGCCTCGCGCTGCAGCCCGTGGCGACCGCGCTGTTCGCCAATTCGCCCTTTCTCGACGGCAAACCCAATGGCCTGCTGTCTTTCCGCTCCCACATCTGGCTCAACACCGACAAGGACCGCACGGGCATGTTGCCCTTCGCATTCGAGGACGGCATGAGTTTTGAGCGTTATGTCGATTATGCTCTCGACGTGCCCATGTATTTCGTCATCCGCAACGGCGAGTACATCAATTGTGCCGGCGAGAGCTTCCGGGCTTTCCTTGATGGCAAGCTGCCGCAACTGCCCGGCGAACTACCGACGGCCCGGGATTGGGAGGATCATCTTTCAACGCTTTTTCCCGAAGTGCGCATGAAGCAGTTTCTCGAAATGCGCGGCGCCGATGGCGCCCCATGGCAGGGAATATGCGCGTTGCCCGCCTTCTGGGTCGGCCTGCTCTATGACGAAACGGCACTCGATGCGGCTTGGGATCTGGTCAAGGATTGGACCGAGGAGGAGCGCCAGGCACTCCGCAACGACGTGCCACGCCTGGCCCTCAAGACTCCCTTCCGCAACGGCACGCTGTTCGACATCGCCAAACAGGCGCTGGCCATTGCACGGTCCGGTCTCAAGGCCCGCAACAAGCTCAATTGGGAAGGCGCCGACGAAACGGTTTTCCTTAAGCCGCTCGATTACACCATTGAAACGGGCAAGACGCCCGCCGAGCGCCTGTTGGACCTCTATCATGGTGAATGGAGCGGCGATCTGAACCGGGTCTTTTCCGATTACGGCATGGCCCGGCACGCCGCATGA
- a CDS encoding ABC transporter permease → MRYFNETIVVFQRQLRLSLANPTWMAISILQPILYLTLFGPLLQQVAMTPDFPAGDAWTVFVPGLLVQLGIFGASFVGFAIIAEWRSGVIDRMLVTPASRWSLIGGRVLHDTLMVMVQGAILVAAATLMGLRAPLNVIVLGLLLVGLLGAAFSAISYGAALSLKSENAFAPLINMFALPILLLSGILLPMTLAPGWLQIASDFNPIKHVVDGLRSVYRGDILAPETLIGFSIAIVFVLIGAWFGARVFKAQTK, encoded by the coding sequence ATGCGCTATTTCAATGAAACCATCGTGGTCTTCCAGCGCCAGCTTCGCCTGTCGCTCGCCAATCCAACCTGGATGGCAATCTCAATTCTCCAGCCCATTCTGTATCTGACGCTGTTCGGTCCGCTGCTTCAGCAGGTGGCCATGACCCCGGATTTTCCGGCGGGTGACGCATGGACAGTCTTCGTGCCGGGACTTTTGGTCCAGCTCGGCATTTTCGGCGCCTCGTTCGTCGGCTTCGCGATTATCGCCGAATGGCGGTCAGGGGTTATCGACCGTATGCTCGTCACCCCCGCAAGCCGATGGTCCCTGATCGGGGGGCGGGTGTTGCACGATACACTGATGGTCATGGTGCAGGGCGCCATTCTGGTGGCGGCGGCAACCCTGATGGGCCTGCGAGCGCCCCTCAATGTCATTGTCCTCGGATTGCTGCTGGTCGGGCTCCTCGGGGCCGCGTTTTCAGCGATCTCCTATGGCGCGGCGCTTTCCCTCAAGAGCGAAAACGCCTTTGCTCCGCTCATCAATATGTTTGCGCTGCCGATCCTGCTGCTCTCGGGCATTCTGCTTCCCATGACGCTCGCGCCGGGATGGTTGCAGATCGCATCCGATTTCAACCCGATCAAGCATGTCGTCGATGGGCTTCGTTCCGTCTATCGCGGCGATATCCTGGCGCCGGAAACGCTTATCGGCTTTTCGATCGCGATCGTTTTCGTCCTGATCGGCGCCTGGTTCGGCGCGCGGGTGTTCAAGGCGCAGACGAAGTAG
- a CDS encoding ATP-binding cassette domain-containing protein, translated as MTIELPEIMISAHGLKRVYKTGKSEINAVRGVDLTVKRGEIVGFLGPNGAGKTTTLKMLCTLLEPTDGSGTVAGCDLRADSEGVRRRIGYVSQSGSTLGDALAGNEIVDHARLYGIDRKTATERGRALLKALDLEGIWDRKCNALSGGQRRRLDIVMGLINEPMLVFLDEPSTGLDPQSRANLWGHIRKLRDEMGTTVFITTHYMDEADQLCDRILVMDHGEIVAQGTQAELKKRISGDMISITVADETDVSAAAELAAQLEGADAPIIEECTISLHVPEGGSVLPRLLRELDRKGVEIIGVELKRPTLDDVFLTLTGRSLREAA; from the coding sequence ATGACAATCGAACTTCCGGAAATCATGATTTCGGCGCATGGGCTGAAGCGCGTGTACAAGACGGGGAAATCGGAAATCAACGCGGTCCGCGGCGTCGACCTGACGGTCAAGCGGGGCGAGATCGTCGGCTTTCTCGGACCGAACGGCGCCGGCAAAACCACAACGCTGAAGATGTTGTGCACGCTGCTCGAACCGACGGACGGTTCGGGCACCGTTGCGGGTTGCGATCTGCGCGCCGATTCCGAGGGCGTCAGGCGGCGGATCGGTTATGTTTCGCAATCGGGCAGCACGCTGGGCGACGCATTGGCGGGCAACGAGATCGTCGACCACGCACGGCTTTACGGCATCGACAGGAAGACCGCGACCGAACGTGGCAGGGCGCTGCTCAAGGCCCTTGACCTCGAAGGCATTTGGGACCGCAAGTGCAACGCGCTTTCAGGCGGTCAGCGGCGGCGGCTCGATATCGTCATGGGTCTGATCAACGAACCCATGCTGGTATTTCTCGATGAGCCCTCGACCGGGCTCGACCCGCAGAGCCGGGCCAATTTATGGGGTCACATCAGAAAGTTGCGCGATGAGATGGGCACGACGGTGTTCATCACAACCCACTATATGGATGAGGCCGACCAATTGTGCGATCGCATTCTGGTCATGGACCATGGCGAGATCGTCGCCCAAGGCACGCAAGCCGAGCTTAAAAAGAGAATTTCGGGTGATATGATCAGCATCACAGTGGCCGACGAAACCGATGTTTCGGCAGCAGCCGAACTGGCGGCACAACTTGAGGGCGCGGATGCCCCGATCATCGAAGAATGCACGATAAGCCTGCACGTTCCTGAAGGCGGGTCTGTCTTGCCGCGTCTCCTGCGCGAACTCGACCGCAAGGGCGTCGAGATCATCGGCGTAGAACTCAAACGCCCTACCCTCGACGACGTATTCCTGACCCTCACCGGACGCTCGTTGCGCGAAGCGGCATAA
- a CDS encoding MarR family winged helix-turn-helix transcriptional regulator — MSIGGRLSQAVRLDQVANARFDDVMNRFLGINRTDGRCLDLIDQNQQMTAGQLAEQAGLTTGAVTALIDRLEAAGYIERRRDETDRRKIWVALTPLTRTIAARVFGQFEEIGALMTSGFSEVELEAILRYLTISAAVNNERARLLELHLPGADASPEDRLVEARAFERDTRAMTATIRAARHKGADVTADLFGD, encoded by the coding sequence ATGTCGATTGGCGGGCGCCTCTCTCAGGCCGTGCGATTGGACCAGGTGGCCAATGCGCGCTTCGATGACGTCATGAACCGGTTCCTTGGCATCAACCGGACCGACGGACGATGTCTCGATCTCATCGACCAGAACCAGCAAATGACAGCCGGCCAACTGGCAGAGCAGGCGGGGCTGACCACGGGGGCCGTGACCGCCCTGATCGACCGCCTGGAAGCGGCCGGCTATATCGAGCGCCGGCGCGATGAAACGGACCGCCGCAAGATCTGGGTAGCACTGACCCCGCTTACCCGCACGATTGCCGCTCGGGTTTTCGGCCAGTTCGAAGAGATCGGGGCGCTGATGACGTCCGGGTTTTCCGAGGTCGAGCTTGAGGCCATCCTGCGCTACCTGACCATCAGCGCCGCAGTGAACAATGAACGCGCGCGCCTTCTCGAACTCCACCTGCCCGGTGCCGATGCCAGCCCTGAGGACCGCCTTGTCGAGGCTCGGGCCTTCGAGCGCGACACCAGGGCCATGACCGCCACCATTCGCGCGGCGCGGCATAAAGGTGCCGACGTGACTGCGGACCTTTTCGGAGACTGA
- a CDS encoding LysR family transcriptional regulator: MASPLDLDQLQTFCAIADCGSFTEAARRVYKTQSAVSMQIKRLEERLGQALLLRDGRKVSLTTEGEALYARARRMLKINAEIVDMFSKDDLVGNIRFGVPDDYAVKLLPVILSSFQRTHPRITVDVRCQPSEELLSGMRSGRYDIIVFTQGTMHEFGELFRTEKMYWVASHGGRALASDPLPLACGPSYCTWRADAVEALNRINRDFRVAYTSSNATAISSAVLSDLAVGFLPESALQPGMRVISQDQGLPRLNDAQIALLRASHAYGGIYDALATHIVESMGNLPGSYYARDDSDAVSSAAE; encoded by the coding sequence ATGGCCAGCCCCCTCGATCTCGACCAGCTACAGACGTTTTGCGCTATTGCCGATTGCGGCAGCTTCACCGAAGCCGCCCGGCGTGTTTACAAGACTCAGTCGGCGGTCTCCATGCAGATCAAGCGGCTCGAGGAGCGGCTGGGGCAGGCATTGCTCCTGCGCGATGGACGCAAGGTGTCGCTTACCACCGAGGGCGAGGCGCTCTATGCCCGCGCCCGGCGCATGCTCAAGATCAACGCCGAGATCGTCGACATGTTTTCCAAGGACGATCTCGTCGGAAATATCCGGTTTGGCGTGCCCGACGATTACGCGGTGAAACTGCTGCCGGTGATCCTGTCGAGTTTTCAGCGCACCCATCCACGGATCACTGTCGATGTCCGCTGCCAGCCCTCCGAGGAGCTTCTGTCCGGCATGCGCTCGGGACGGTACGACATCATCGTCTTCACACAGGGCACCATGCATGAGTTCGGCGAGTTGTTCCGGACCGAAAAGATGTACTGGGTGGCCAGCCATGGCGGAAGAGCCCTGGCCTCCGACCCCCTGCCGCTCGCCTGTGGCCCGTCCTATTGCACATGGCGAGCGGATGCTGTCGAGGCACTCAACCGCATCAATCGCGATTTCCGGGTTGCCTATACCTCTTCGAACGCCACAGCGATTTCATCGGCGGTGCTCTCGGACCTTGCCGTAGGCTTCCTGCCTGAAAGTGCGCTGCAACCAGGAATGCGGGTCATTTCGCAAGATCAGGGCCTGCCGCGCCTCAACGATGCGCAGATCGCCCTGCTGAGGGCCTCCCATGCCTATGGCGGCATTTACGACGCGCTGGCGACCCATATCGTGGAAAGCATGGGCAATTTGCCGGGCTCGTATTATGCGCGCGACGATTCCGATGCCGTGTCTTCGGCGGCGGAATAG
- a CDS encoding DUF1127 domain-containing protein, translating into MALFNFTSRIGAGMRRSTLRSMMQMDASILSDMGLTRYDIAEAMRHGGVAAGQLLDARRSARANEWLR; encoded by the coding sequence ATGGCCCTGTTCAATTTCACATCCCGTATCGGCGCCGGTATGCGTCGTTCGACCCTGCGCTCGATGATGCAGATGGACGCATCGATTCTGAGTGACATGGGTTTGACCCGTTACGACATTGCCGAAGCAATGCGCCATGGCGGCGTTGCCGCCGGCCAGCTTCTCGACGCGCGCCGCAGTGCCCGCGCCAATGAATGGCTTCGGTGA
- a CDS encoding invasion associated locus B family protein: MRHLAPLAAIVASLCLAGPAAAQGAVRSQHGDWQMTCDLVPGAADEQCALIQNVTAEDQPNVALSVIVLKTADQEARLLRVLAPLGVLLPNGLGLNIDGEDLGRVAFVRCLPNGCVAEVVMDDDLMAQLSEGDSAIFIVFRTPEEGIGIPVSLDGFDEGFDALP, translated from the coding sequence ATGCGCCATCTTGCCCCCCTCGCCGCCATTGTGGCCTCTCTTTGCCTCGCCGGACCGGCAGCCGCGCAGGGCGCCGTCCGTTCCCAGCACGGGGATTGGCAGATGACCTGCGACCTGGTGCCCGGCGCAGCCGACGAGCAGTGCGCGCTGATCCAGAATGTCACCGCCGAGGACCAGCCCAATGTCGCGCTGTCAGTTATCGTGCTCAAGACCGCCGATCAGGAAGCGCGGCTGCTGCGCGTCCTGGCGCCGCTGGGTGTTCTGCTGCCCAACGGGCTCGGGCTCAATATCGACGGTGAGGATCTGGGGCGCGTGGCGTTCGTTCGCTGCCTGCCCAATGGCTGTGTTGCCGAAGTGGTGATGGATGACGATCTGATGGCCCAGCTTTCCGAAGGCGACAGCGCGATCTTCATCGTGTTCCGCACACCCGAGGAAGGCATCGGCATTCCGGTTTCACTCGACGGGTTCGACGAAGGTTTTGACGCCCTGCCCTGA